One stretch of Nocardioides perillae DNA includes these proteins:
- a CDS encoding lipid II:glycine glycyltransferase FemX, with amino-acid sequence MTTPLHVRPVTEADHLAFVRSRPSASFLQTPAWGQVKTEWRRESIGWFDDRDELVGAALVLYRQLPRLTRYLAYLPEGPLVDWESADLAAWLDPMVAHLRGQGAFGVRIGPPVVVRRWDTAAVKDGIADEGVRLLSEVPPTERSQVGARVVSQLHELGWRPQSVAGGFAAGQPQFVFQLPLRDAAGEPRSEDDLLKGMNQQWRRNIKKADKAGVEVTLGGPADLAAFHALYVHTAERDGFTPRPLSYFQKMQAALGAEEPDRFRLHLAHHEGDLVAATIAIRVGEHAWYSYGASSTEKRDVRGSNAVQWAMVRDALAAGAAVYDLRGITETLDGDDPHVGLIRFKVGTGGEAVELAGEWDLPVNRPLYAAFAAYLRRRGGSS; translated from the coding sequence GTGACCACCCCCCTGCACGTGCGCCCGGTGACCGAGGCCGACCACCTCGCCTTCGTGCGCAGCCGGCCCTCGGCCAGCTTCCTGCAGACGCCCGCCTGGGGGCAGGTCAAGACCGAGTGGCGCCGCGAGTCGATCGGCTGGTTCGACGACCGCGACGAGCTCGTCGGCGCCGCGCTCGTGCTCTACCGCCAGCTGCCCCGGCTCACGCGCTACCTCGCCTACCTGCCCGAGGGCCCGCTCGTCGACTGGGAGAGCGCCGACCTCGCCGCCTGGCTCGACCCGATGGTGGCCCACCTGCGCGGGCAGGGCGCCTTCGGCGTGCGCATCGGCCCGCCCGTCGTCGTGCGCCGCTGGGACACCGCCGCGGTCAAGGACGGCATCGCCGACGAGGGTGTGCGGCTGCTCTCCGAGGTCCCGCCGACCGAGCGGTCGCAGGTCGGCGCCCGCGTCGTCAGCCAGCTGCACGAGCTCGGGTGGCGCCCGCAGTCGGTCGCCGGCGGCTTCGCGGCCGGCCAGCCGCAGTTCGTCTTCCAGCTCCCGCTCCGCGACGCCGCAGGCGAGCCCCGCAGCGAGGACGACCTGCTCAAGGGCATGAACCAGCAGTGGCGGCGCAACATCAAGAAGGCCGACAAGGCCGGTGTCGAGGTCACGCTCGGCGGCCCCGCCGACCTGGCGGCCTTCCACGCGCTCTACGTCCACACCGCCGAGCGCGACGGCTTCACGCCGCGCCCGCTGTCGTACTTCCAGAAGATGCAGGCCGCGCTCGGCGCCGAGGAGCCCGACCGCTTCCGCCTCCACCTCGCCCACCACGAGGGCGACCTCGTCGCCGCCACCATCGCGATCCGGGTCGGCGAGCACGCGTGGTACTCCTACGGCGCCTCCTCCACCGAGAAGCGCGACGTGCGCGGCTCCAACGCCGTCCAGTGGGCGATGGTGCGCGACGCGCTCGCCGCCGGAGCGGCCGTCTACGACCTGCGCGGCATCACCGAGACGCTCGACGGCGACGACCCCCACGTCGGGCTGATCCGCTTCAAGGTCGGCACCGGCGGCGAGGCCGTCGAGCTCGCCGGCGAGTGGGACCTGCCGGTCAACCGCCCGCTGTACGCCGCGTTCGCGGCGTACCTGCGTCGGCGCGGGGGGTCCTCGTGA